The Gemmatimonadota bacterium genome contains the following window.
ATCCTCTTTCTCGACGCCGATGAATACGTCACGGAAGGGCTCGACACGTGGATCCGCGACCTGCTGCGGTCCGGCGGGGATTTCGACGCATACAAGATCCACCGACAGGAACACTTTCTCCGGTTTCCCATCCGCCACGGGACGCTCAACCCGAGTTACCAGCCTCGCCTCCTGAAAAACGGCAAGGGGTACTGGACCGGCGGCGCGCACGCCCACATCGAGGTGGACGGCCACGGTGAACTGGGCTTGATCCACGAAGACCTCTATCACGATTCCCACAACACGCTC
Protein-coding sequences here:
- a CDS encoding glycosyltransferase family 2 protein, which produces MQSLSVVVITYNEERKLRRCLDPVSWADEIIVVDSGSTDGTLEIAESCGGRVFQRPWSGFADQRNFGMEQARGDWILFLDADEYVTEGLDTWIRDLLRSGGDFDAYKIHRQEHFLRFPIRHGTLNPSYQPRLLKNGKGYWTGGAHAHIEVDGHGELGLIHEDLYHDSHNTL